The sequence below is a genomic window from Oscillatoria salina IIICB1.
AATGAAGGTAATCCTATTCCTTTAGAAAACGATCTCGCTCATGTATTAGATGGTTTTACCTTAAGGGATGGAACACAAGCTTTAATGTCTCCTGTAGATTCATCTAGGGTACCAACTGTAGTTGATTTAGCACTCTTAGCTGATATTGGCTATGAAGTTGATTTAAACCTAGATAACTCTCCACCCGTTGCTGTCTTTGATACAGCGACGACTACTGAAGGTGAAGCAGTTGAAATCAATGTTGTAGAAAATGACACTGACAGCGATGGTACTCTAGACTTAACCAGTGTCACTGTCGCAACTCAACCTACAAATGGTACAGTTGCGGTTGATGCGACGACGGGAGTAATAACTTATACACCCAACGCTGCATTTACGGGTACTGACAGTTTCACTTACACCGTAGACGATAATGAGGGAGAGACTTCTAACGCTGCGACTGTCGAAGTTACTGTTGATGCCGATGTAGCAAATGTTGCACCCGTCGCTACTAACGATACCGCGACAACAGCCGAAAATACAGCGATCGCGATTCCCGTTCTCGACAATGACACCGACAGCGATGGTACTCTAGACTTAACCAGTGTCACTGTCGCAACTCAACCTACAAATGGTACAGTTGCGGTTGATGCGACGACGGGAGTAATAACTTATACACCAAATGCAGAGTTTACGGGTAGTGACACTTTCACCTACACCGTAGACGATAATGAGGGAGAGACTTCTAACGCTGCGACTGTCGAAGTTACTGTTGATGCCGATGTAGCAAATGTTGCACCCGTCGCTATTAACGATACCGCGACAACAGCAGAAAATACAGCGATCGCGATTCCCGTTCTCAACAATGACACTGACAGCGATGGTACTCTAGACTTAACCAGTGTCGCTGTCGCAACTCAACCTACCAACGGTACAGTCAGTATCGATGACACGACAGGAGTAATAACTTATACACCCAATGCTAACTTTACGGGGACTGACAGTTTCACATACACCGTAGACGATAATGAGGGAGAGACTTCTAACGCTGCGACTGTCGAAGTTACTGTAGATGAAGATGTAGCAAATGTTGCACCAGTCGCTACTAACGATACCGCGACA
It includes:
- a CDS encoding cadherin-like domain-containing protein → MTFNIEFDYRFDTNGFFDDAERRTTLEAAAQIWENLIDDEFDNVPAGIEITVRNPQTGEENQEVILDTEIDDLLIFVGTQSPPFGIGIDGDALARGGPRTTDGSDFEPFAGNISFDPTPSFNDGSSADWFFDQTPETDDDQPFGSIDFLETALHEIGHVLGIGTANIFSTIGEEGALFDGPNALSVNEGNPIPLENDLAHVLDGFTLRDGTQALMSPVDSSRVPTVVDLALLADIGYEVDLNLDNSPPVAVFDTATTTEGEAVEINVVENDTDSDGTLDLTSVTVATQPTNGTVAVDATTGVITYTPNAAFTGTDSFTYTVDDNEGETSNAATVEVTVDADVANVAPVATNDTATTAENTAIAIPVLDNDTDSDGTLDLTSVTVATQPTNGTVAVDATTGVITYTPNAEFTGSDTFTYTVDDNEGETSNAATVEVTVDADVANVAPVAINDTATTAENTAIAIPVLNNDTDSDGTLDLTSVAVATQPTNGTVSIDDTTGVITYTPNANFTGTDSFTYTVDDNEGETSNAATVEVTVDEDVANVAPVATNDTAT